From the genome of Halobacteriovorax marinus SJ:
ATCTTGATGGAACATTTGTAATGGGAATTAATAACGAAGAATACGACTCTGAAAAACACCACATTATTTCAAATGCTAGTTGTACGACAAACTGTCTAGCACCAGTTGCAAAAGTTTTAAACGATGCTTTTGGAATTGAAAGTGGATTTATGACTACTGTTCACTCATATACTGGTGATCAAAGAATCCTAGACTCATCTCACTCTGATAAGAGAAGATCTAGAGCCGCTGCGATGTCAATGATCCCTACAACAACAGGAGCTGCAAAAGCTGTTGGACTTGTTATTCCTGAGCTTAAAGGAAAACTCGATGGTTTCGCGATTAGAGTACCTACTCCAAACGTTTCTCTTGTTGATTTAAACGTAACACTTAAGAAAGAAGTTACTGCCGATGAAGTTAATGCTGTTTTAAAAGAAGCTGCAAATGGTGCTTTAAGTGGAGTTCTTGGATATGAAGAAGAAGAACTTGTTTCAGTAGACTATATGGGAATGAGAGAGTCATCTTGTGTTGATGCTGGACTTACAAATGTACTAGATGGAACAAATGTAAAAGTTGTAACTTGGTATGATAACGAAGCCGGTTTCTCAAATAGAGTTATCGACCTTACAGTATTTATCGGGAAACAACTCTAATGGCCCTTCACTTTATTGATGAATTAACAGAGGAACTCAAAGACAAGGTTGTCATTGCACGCTTTGACTTTAATGTTCCTCTAGATAAATCAGACAGAACGAAAATTACAGATACCACTAGAATTGATATGGCCCTTGAGACCATTCAATATCTATTGGAAAATGGCGTGAAGAAGTTAATTCTGATGAGCCACCTCGGTAGACCAAAAGGAAAAGTAAACGAAGAGTTTACTCTCGAGCCAGTAGCGACATATCTTGCTGAGAAACTTAGAGAAGATGTTGTTCTAACTGAGTCTTGTTTGGACAGAGGAATTAGAACATTATTAAACCTCAATGAATCAAAAGTTATTCTTCTACAAAACTTACGTTTTCACCCAGAGGAAGAAGCTGGTTCATCTGAATTTGCAAAAGCTCTTGCAAGCTACGCTGATATTTATGTGAATGATGCATTTGGTGTCGCACATAGAAAGCATGCATCTGCTTATACAATCAATGCTTACTTTAAGAATAAGGCCTATGGTGGATTCTTACTAAAGAAAGAGATTCAAGCTCTAAGTAAAATTGTAGAGTCTCCAAAGTCACCATTTGTAGCAATTGTTGGTGGAGCAAAAGTTTCTGACAAAATTAAAATCATTGAAAGATTAATTATTAATGTCGACCACTTAATTATAGGTGGTGCTATGGCCTATCCATTTCTAGTGGCGAGAGGTCACGAAGTTGGTAACTCTCTTTGTTCACAAAGCGACGTTGCTCTGGCCAAGAGAATCCTTATGGGTTCAGGTAAGAATAAAGTTGTTCTCCCTGTAGATCACGTTGTTTCATCTGAGTTTGGTGGAAAACCAGAAGCATGTGACAATGTTGAAATTGATGGAGATAAGATGGGCCTAGATATTGGTCCAAAGACTATCGCTCTATACACAGAGAAGCTAGCAGGAGCAGCGACAGTTCTATGGAATGGTCCAATGGGGCTATTTGAAAATGAAGACTACGCAGCAGGAACGATGGCCATTGCAAAAACTCTAAGTGAGATGGAATCGGCCTTCACTCTAGTTGGTGGTGGAGACTCAGTAAGTGCAGTAAGAAAGTCGGGACTCTTTGATAAGATGTCTCATGTTTCAACTGGAGGCGGAGCTTCTCTTGAGTTTATTGAAGAAGGAAGCCTACCTGGAATACAGGCCCTAAAATTTGGTGTAGATTTAAATTAAGGAGTTCAAATGAGAGAGATACATATCGTTGGAAATTGGAAAATGAATCAAGAGCTTGAACAAGTTCGTGAATTTGCCAAGGCCCTTGAAGCAATGCCCTCTCTCAATTGCCAGGCATGGATTGCTCCACAAGCGATTCACGTTACAACTCTATTGAGTGCGACTTCTAAAGTTAAGGTTGGTGCCCAGAATTGCTCTAACCACAACTCAGGAGCCTTCACTGGAGAAACAAGTCCTAAATCACTTAAAGACCTTGGTGCACACTTTGTCATCATTGGTCACTCTGAGAGAAGGGCCATTTTTAACGAAGAAGACACTCTTTTAAATGAAAAGGTCCTAAACGCTCTAGATAACGGACTCAAGACTATTCTCTGTGTTGGAGAAACTCTTGAGCAAAGAGAGAGTGGAGAATTTAAAGATGTCTTGGCCACTCAACTTCACTCAGGACTAAAAGGTATTAAAGCAGCTGACAAAGAAAATATCATCATTGCATATGAGCCAGTTTGGGCCATTGGGACAGGAAAAGTTGCTTCACCAGAACAAGCGGCGGAAGTTCACACTTTCCTCAGAGAGGAATTATCTAAAGTTGAGGCCCTAGACTCTGAGCAAACACCTATTCTCTATGGCGGTAGCGTAAAGCCTGAAAATATTGAAGGCTTATTAGAAAAAGTAGATATTGATGGAGCTTTGGTTGGAGGAGCCTCTCTTAAAGCCGATAGTTTCATGGAATTATGTAAATTAAGTAAATAACATTTAATGACTAGATGCGTTTTCTTGCCAAAGCTAGTGATTATTTGATATTTAACTAGATACGTTTTATTAAGATTTTATAAGGTACTAAAATTATGTTTCACTCTTTAATGATTTTCCATATTGTTATTTCTGTTCTTCTAATTGTTCTTGTTCTCCTTCAATTTGGAAAGGGAGCCGAGGCAGGACTTCTATCAGGAGGAGCTGGAGACTCTACTTTCACAGGGACACAGCAGGGAAATATTCTTGGTAAGATCACAACAATCTTAGCAGTTCTCTTCTTAGGAAACTCAATTCTCTTAGCGAAGATTCAATCTACAAAATCTTCTTCTTCGATTTTAGACGGTGAAGCTCCAATTGCAGCACCACTTAATAACGATGCAATGATGCCAAAAGCACAAGAGACAAAAACTCCTGAAACTGCAACACCGGCAGAAACAAAGAAAGAAGAAACAAAGTAATTAAAATAAGAAATTAAAAATAGACTAGGGCCTCTTTTTTAAGAGGCCTTTTTCTTTTTAGCACCATCGTCAACAGCAACTTTACCAAAGTTTTGCTCTTCCTTCTTAAAGAAGTCTGTCTGTTGCTTCTTGGCCGCAACCTGTCTAAACGGTAGTACATCATGAGGCTGGCAAGGATCAAAGTCAGATGGGAGCTCTTTATTATGCGCCCTATCCACAACCTTAGAAATATTATTTGAAAAGAGCTCAAAGAGCTTTGGATCAATCTTCTTTCCAACACTTCTAGACATTACGCCTAGGGCCTCTTCTGGAGTTAAGGCCTCATGATAAGACCTCTTTGTTGTAATAGCATCAAAGAAATCAGCAATAGCTGTCACTCTTGCAAGAAGGTGAATATCATTGCCTTTTAGACCTGCAGGATAGCCTGTACCATCGAAGTTTTCATGGTGCTCATGAACGATTCTTTTAACAATTGAAAAGTCTACACCAGGACAGTCAATTTCACTTCCTTCAAGAAGATCAAAACCAAACTTTGGGTGCTTCTTAATAATAGTAAATTGCTCATCATCAAGTTTACCAGCGTTATTGATAATATGAGTTGGAATTTTAATTTTTCCAAGATCGTGTAATAGACCTCCTAACCCAGCTAGAACCATTTCTTCTCTAGCAGCATTTGGTCTAAGAATCTTAAACATTGAAATACAATACATCGAAACATTTATCGAATGATCGTAGGTATAGAAGTCATGGAAACTTAAGTCTCCAATTAAACTTTGAACTTGCTTAACATCATAATCTTTAATCACGTCTACCATTGATTCAACGGAGTCTCTACAGCCACTAATAGTCTCTGTTAAAACTTCATTGGAAAATTCTTTTGTAGGATCAAAGATAGTATCGAGGTAGTGTATCGCCGAGTCTTTTATGATCTCAGTCTTTAGCGTATCCGCCACACCTGAACAATCCACTAAACTTCTGAGGTACATATCTCTCTGTGTCTCTGGAATATATAATTGATGATATTTTTTCTTAAAAGTAGTTATATCCTCAGAGTTAAGTATTCCATTCATAGGGAAGATTCTTACAAACTTCTCCTTGGCCTCATTAGTCGATGAGTTAACGTAGAGGTCATACGGAAGCGACTTCTCAACGAGAATCAAATCAAACCCTACAGAGAAAAAGCTTGTGTTCTTTGGTCTTAATATTTCAGACATAATACCTCTACATTTATCATATACTATATCGGCGAATTCCCCTCTCATCTTTAACCTTATCCTTAAAAGTTTTCTGCCTAAACTACTGTTTTTACTAACTAAGTACGGAAAAAGAATTCACGAACTCCAGTAAATTCAACAACAAAAAAGCCTTTATTTATCCTCAATTAAAAGTGATAATGAAAGAGATTCAATAAAATTGATAATAATTATGCCCAAAGAAAGCCTCATTCTAATTCTCCCCCTATATAACGAAGAAGAAGTCATTTCACATGTTCTTGAAACTTGGGTAACGACTCTGTCTAAATTTGATCTCAAATACGAGATTATTGTTATCAATGATGGCTCCAGAGATAAGAGTTTAGCCGTGGCCCAAAAAGCTGCTTCTTGCTTAGAGAATATTCAGATTATTACAGGTGAGAATTCTGGGCACGGTCTTGCAATTACTAAAGGCTATCAAATAGCAATTGAGAAAAAACCAGATTGGATTTTTCAATGTGATAGCGATGATCAAATTAGCAGTGATCAATTTTATAAATTATGGAACGAAAGAGAAGCTTGTGAACTAGTGCTAGGAAATAGAAAAAAGCGCGAAGATCCCCTACTTAGAATTATTGGATCAAATGCCCTTTCACTTCTTCTTAACTCACTCTTTAAACTTAGAATGAATGATTATAACTGCCCTTTTAGATTGATTAAAACGGATCTCCTAAGAAAGTTCTATCAACAATATACGCAGCCTTTCTTTGCTCCGAATATTTTCATCTCCATCTTCTTTGCTCAACACAGTAGAGTAAAGAGTATTCAAATTTCTCATTCCATGAGAAGAACCGGTCGTCCCTCACTAAATATAAAGGGAGTGTTTATTGCAGCACTAAAGACATTAAAGAATATTATTAGCTTTAAACAAATTGATAAAATATGAAAGTAAAGAATTTAATTATTGGTGCGGGTCCATGTGGTCTTGGAGCTGGCTATAAACTTAAAGAAAATAATAATGATGACTTTCTTATATTAGAGAGAGAAAGCTGTGCTGGTGGCCTATCTAGAAGCTTTATCACTGATGAGGGCTACCTCTTTGAGATTGGTGGACATGTGCACTTTTCAGAGGACGCAACATACTTAGATGCTATTTCAAATGTATTTGGAAAAGAGAATATCTTCTTTCATGAAAGAAAAGCCTATGTCTATATGGACTCATACTTTGTTGATTACCCATTCCAGTCCAACTTAGAGCAAGTAAGAGATAAGAGAATCCTAGATAATAAAGTTGATGAGAACTTAAAGGTTCAAAATTTTCATGACTGGCTTAATAAGACTTTTGGAGATAAGGTCTGCGAAATTTTTATGACTCCGTATAACTCAAAGGTTTGGTCTCATTCACTAGAGGATATGTCTTTTGAATGGATCGAAAAGAGAGTGGCAACTCCAGTAGAGAGGAAAACTAAATCCTGGGGACCAAATAGTCAGTTCTTCTTTCCTAAAAAAGGTGGAACAAGTGCAATCTGGAACTCATTCGCGAAGTATATTGGCGAAGAGAAGATAAAGTACAATACAAGTGTCATTAGTATCGATTTAGAAAATAAGCAGGTCACCACAGATAATAATCTCATCATTGAATTTGAAAACCTACTTAACACTACCCCACTCATAAATTTAGTAAAATACGCGAATTTAAAAATTGATCATCAAGACTTGAAGTTCAACTCTCTTTACTGTCTTGGATTGGGGATAGAAGGTAAGGCGCCAAAGAAAATAGAAGATAAGTCTTGGATATATTTTCCTGGAAAAGCTCCTTTCTACAGAATGACAGTCCTCTCCAACTACTCTAATAATAATACCCCAAATGACCACTGTTACTCTCTACTTCTAGAGATGACTTCATCTAATAAAGAAATAGATACAATAGAGCTAGAGAATATGGCCCTAGCATATCTTGAAGAAGAGGGGTTTATTGAAAATAGAGAATCAATTCAGTCTAAGTGGTCTTTTCAAAGTAAATTTGCCTATCCAATTCCAACTCTTGGAAGAAATGAAAATCTCGAAGAGATTAATCGCACACTAGATAAGTACTCTATTAAAAGTAAGGGGCGCTTTGGCGCATGGAAATATGAGCTAGGTAATCAGGACCACTGCTTTATGCAAGGATATAACTGGGCAAAAGATGTTTAACCTTAAGTACTTCCTATTCACTTCATTACTTTTACTATTTCTCTTCGAAGTACTTATAAGAGTCAATGACAATACTTTTCGTGCTTGGCCTAAGAATCCAAACTCATGGACACTTTATGATAGTGAATTAGGCTGGAAGCATAAGAAAAACTTCAAGACTCTCGATGAGTTCAAGCAAGATGTGCATTTAAATAACTATGGTCTAAGAGAAGATAGAGACTTTTTAATTGGTGACTTTAAAATTGTAGCACTTGGAGATAGTTATACTTTTGGAGATGGAGTTAAATCAAAAGAGAGTTGGCCTACAATCCTTGGCGAGAGGATTAATAGCGAAGTAGCAAACTTAGGTGTTTGTGCATATGGATTAGACCAAATGATTTCTTGGTACAATCAGTTAAGTTTAAACGCAGCCCCTTCTCTAGTTATCCTCGCAATGATTGAAGAAGATATAACGAGAACAAACCTGACTCACTGGATTTCTGGCCATCGAAAAAATAGATTGAGCGCTAGTAATGGAGAATTTCAATTGGAATTTGAAGATCTTCCAAAGGTTGTTCACAATGAGATTAACTTTGATCGCAATGGTTTCTTAGATTTCTCCAGATCATACTTATTAGATCGTGTGACTTTTGGTCAAACATATAAGTCTCGTGCATATGAGAGAGCAAACTCACTTTTAAAAGAGTTTAAGAGAGTATTATCGAATAAAGGTACAAACCTTATCATTGTGAAGCTCTCTAGTTTTTCACCTAAGTTTGAAAATATTTTAAATGATTTAAAAATAGAAGCTTTTACATGTGATTCATTTGATGAAGTGAAGGGTGGTCGTATCTCAGATACAAATCCACATCCTTCTGCTCGAGGGCATCAATTAATCTCTGATTGTATACAGAAGAACGTTAATTGGAATGATTATTTAAAATAATATTCATCTTAGAGCTTTCACAACAGCCAAATTCACATAGATCTCCTTGATCAAAAGGAACTTCTACAATTAAATGAATTTTTGCCATCTTTATAAATCGACTTAATCTTAAGCGTTGTTCAAACATCTTAATAGAAGAGACTACTTCCTCTCTAGAGAGGGATACCTCTTTTTGAAAATAATTATATGAAATGTTGCAATCTCTTGAGACACTAGAAGATAGACTAGAGATATTGATCGCACATTGTTCGCTTTTAAAAAACCACTCTCCTTTTCCGTCTACGTTATTGTACTCTCCTCTAAAATCTCTTAAAAAAAGAGCCCCTTTCATTACAATTTTCTTTATATTGCTAAAGTTTTCTTTATCTAAGTAATCTATTGGATAAGCGAATTGATTAGTTTTTCCACATAGAAATTGGCAAGATACAAACTTCTCCTTGGGTAAGGAGCTAAACTCGACTTCACCTTCTACTCTATCAAAAATACTTATCCCCTTTGATAGACAGAATTTGCGACCAGTATCATGATTCGTATTTAGAATACTTAAGGCCTGTATAGAAGTACTCTTTGTTAATTTATTATACTTAACTCCTGGCCACACAAATAGAGCAAAAATTAAAGTATATAAAAGACAAAGGAGTACTCTCTTACTAATCATCAAACATCTCTTTTAGAATACTTCTTGAGTTTTCATCTACTAACGAATGATCAATGAACTTTGTCTCTTTAAGATCATCCAAAATAATTCCTCTATCTCTTTGAATACT
Proteins encoded in this window:
- the tpiA gene encoding triose-phosphate isomerase, whose product is MREIHIVGNWKMNQELEQVREFAKALEAMPSLNCQAWIAPQAIHVTTLLSATSKVKVGAQNCSNHNSGAFTGETSPKSLKDLGAHFVIIGHSERRAIFNEEDTLLNEKVLNALDNGLKTILCVGETLEQRESGEFKDVLATQLHSGLKGIKAADKENIIIAYEPVWAIGTGKVASPEQAAEVHTFLREELSKVEALDSEQTPILYGGSVKPENIEGLLEKVDIDGALVGGASLKADSFMELCKLSK
- the gap gene encoding type I glyceraldehyde-3-phosphate dehydrogenase, with translation MSKIRVGINGMGRIGRTVLREFFNRGVEEFEIVAVNSPGHPEDYVHLLKYDSLHGKFNAEVSIQDGHILNINGTKITFHKYKDPSEIPWSHDKVDIVIDATGVFKDKKGLGKHLNGTVKKVIMCAPGKDLDGTFVMGINNEEYDSEKHHIISNASCTTNCLAPVAKVLNDAFGIESGFMTTVHSYTGDQRILDSSHSDKRRSRAAAMSMIPTTTGAAKAVGLVIPELKGKLDGFAIRVPTPNVSLVDLNVTLKKEVTADEVNAVLKEAANGALSGVLGYEEEELVSVDYMGMRESSCVDAGLTNVLDGTNVKVVTWYDNEAGFSNRVIDLTVFIGKQL
- a CDS encoding HD-GYP domain-containing protein, translating into MSEILRPKNTSFFSVGFDLILVEKSLPYDLYVNSSTNEAKEKFVRIFPMNGILNSEDITTFKKKYHQLYIPETQRDMYLRSLVDCSGVADTLKTEIIKDSAIHYLDTIFDPTKEFSNEVLTETISGCRDSVESMVDVIKDYDVKQVQSLIGDLSFHDFYTYDHSINVSMYCISMFKILRPNAAREEMVLAGLGGLLHDLGKIKIPTHIINNAGKLDDEQFTIIKKHPKFGFDLLEGSEIDCPGVDFSIVKRIVHEHHENFDGTGYPAGLKGNDIHLLARVTAIADFFDAITTKRSYHEALTPEEALGVMSRSVGKKIDPKLFELFSNNISKVVDRAHNKELPSDFDPCQPHDVLPFRQVAAKKQQTDFFKKEEQNFGKVAVDDGAKKKKAS
- a CDS encoding protoporphyrinogen/coproporphyrinogen oxidase, which translates into the protein MKVKNLIIGAGPCGLGAGYKLKENNNDDFLILERESCAGGLSRSFITDEGYLFEIGGHVHFSEDATYLDAISNVFGKENIFFHERKAYVYMDSYFVDYPFQSNLEQVRDKRILDNKVDENLKVQNFHDWLNKTFGDKVCEIFMTPYNSKVWSHSLEDMSFEWIEKRVATPVERKTKSWGPNSQFFFPKKGGTSAIWNSFAKYIGEEKIKYNTSVISIDLENKQVTTDNNLIIEFENLLNTTPLINLVKYANLKIDHQDLKFNSLYCLGLGIEGKAPKKIEDKSWIYFPGKAPFYRMTVLSNYSNNNTPNDHCYSLLLEMTSSNKEIDTIELENMALAYLEEEGFIENRESIQSKWSFQSKFAYPIPTLGRNENLEEINRTLDKYSIKSKGRFGAWKYELGNQDHCFMQGYNWAKDV
- the secG gene encoding preprotein translocase subunit SecG, whose translation is MFHSLMIFHIVISVLLIVLVLLQFGKGAEAGLLSGGAGDSTFTGTQQGNILGKITTILAVLFLGNSILLAKIQSTKSSSSILDGEAPIAAPLNNDAMMPKAQETKTPETATPAETKKEETK
- a CDS encoding glycosyltransferase family 2 protein, which translates into the protein MPKESLILILPLYNEEEVISHVLETWVTTLSKFDLKYEIIVINDGSRDKSLAVAQKAASCLENIQIITGENSGHGLAITKGYQIAIEKKPDWIFQCDSDDQISSDQFYKLWNEREACELVLGNRKKREDPLLRIIGSNALSLLLNSLFKLRMNDYNCPFRLIKTDLLRKFYQQYTQPFFAPNIFISIFFAQHSRVKSIQISHSMRRTGRPSLNIKGVFIAALKTLKNIISFKQIDKI
- a CDS encoding SGNH/GDSL hydrolase family protein, with protein sequence MFNLKYFLFTSLLLLFLFEVLIRVNDNTFRAWPKNPNSWTLYDSELGWKHKKNFKTLDEFKQDVHLNNYGLREDRDFLIGDFKIVALGDSYTFGDGVKSKESWPTILGERINSEVANLGVCAYGLDQMISWYNQLSLNAAPSLVILAMIEEDITRTNLTHWISGHRKNRLSASNGEFQLEFEDLPKVVHNEINFDRNGFLDFSRSYLLDRVTFGQTYKSRAYERANSLLKEFKRVLSNKGTNLIIVKLSSFSPKFENILNDLKIEAFTCDSFDEVKGGRISDTNPHPSARGHQLISDCIQKNVNWNDYLK
- a CDS encoding phosphoglycerate kinase, producing MALHFIDELTEELKDKVVIARFDFNVPLDKSDRTKITDTTRIDMALETIQYLLENGVKKLILMSHLGRPKGKVNEEFTLEPVATYLAEKLREDVVLTESCLDRGIRTLLNLNESKVILLQNLRFHPEEEAGSSEFAKALASYADIYVNDAFGVAHRKHASAYTINAYFKNKAYGGFLLKKEIQALSKIVESPKSPFVAIVGGAKVSDKIKIIERLIINVDHLIIGGAMAYPFLVARGHEVGNSLCSQSDVALAKRILMGSGKNKVVLPVDHVVSSEFGGKPEACDNVEIDGDKMGLDIGPKTIALYTEKLAGAATVLWNGPMGLFENEDYAAGTMAIAKTLSEMESAFTLVGGGDSVSAVRKSGLFDKMSHVSTGGGASLEFIEEGSLPGIQALKFGVDLN